The sequence CACACCCATAACACCCCCTTCCCAGACAGACCATAGATCGAAGCGCCCTGCACAAGAGTTTGAGGGGAAAAAAATAGCACCAATATTCTATCGTCTGGGGTGCTATATATTTGATGTATATTTGATGTGGGAATTTGTAAAATAGGTGATGGGGAAAAAATCAAGCTAGCCAGATCCCTGTTGCAAACAATAACCCAACACCATCCTCTCATTTCCAGGCACTATGAAAACAACCTTAAGGACGGCGAAGCACTCCTTGCCATTGCAAAGCTGGACTCGGCTGAGAAGTTTtttgcagctgcactcaagCTGGTGCATGTAAGAGGTAAGGAAACCATTTGTGGTATGTTTTGACATACTTGAAACTTATAACTATATAACTGTGAGTTTTTGAGATCTACTATGAAAACAGAACAAGATAGTGAAACAATGCATGGTATTGTCAtgtcaatatacattttgtactttttctaGAAGCAAGTCTAGCAGACTGCAAGCAACAGACCATACACTAAGCTTATCCTGAActatactactgtaaatgcatttaagttcgcggggagttaatttcgcggtagcgggaaaaatgactttttgcagtggttttaagtttgcggtaacaccatagactgcagtcatataccataatagaaaaatgttcgcggtggtgctaagttcgctgtgaagtggtcaccgcaaaaaccgcaaacattaatccaccgcgaatgtATTTTTAAGCAGGATGGAAGGTGTTTAAACatacttttgtagattttattgAAAACCAAGTCGACGCATCTGTTCATATTCTTTCTCCCCAGATTCTCCACGTCAACAGTACTGTAAAGAGGTGCAGCCCCTCTAcaagttgggggatgtctacagtaagcgaggtcagcagacaggagaagggggagactttgtcaaagcagctGCACTTtacaatgcagcaatagccCGGTCAGACGATGAAGCCGTCAATGGTAACATAGTAAAAGCTATTAAAGAGGTAGAGAAGTCATTCCTCGAATGTAGCTTAGACATACACTGCAGTGTGGTCCCAGAtgacacagagacacacaagAAACAACTAAAGGAGATGAGGAACAagatcaagctggagatggaTAGAATTGACAAGGAGCTGGATCCCTACATACATGAAGAGGACAGCCCATGTGTCAGGgagatagaggcaaaacgagctcaggctgtcaggcagttgtttgagaacattacaaaacaaaggAGGGAGTTCATCAGCTTGCTGGTAGAAGGGTGCATTGGGTtaatgggcccccctccctgtaagtatgctatgataggtttgggttcacaggccacagggctggtaactccatactcagacctggagtttgccatcttgGTAGAGGAAAAAAGTGAAGAATGTCTTGTGTACTTCCGCAACCTCACCCACTACCTACACCTCAAAGtggtcaacctgggagaaaccattctcccagcaCTGGGAATAAAATCCCTCAATGACTTCTACTCTAATAAACCACAAGATgactggtactatgactctgttacaCTACGCGGCTTTGCATTTGATGGctccatgccaaaggcaagcaagactccactgggcaggcAAGGGCCCACAAACGTAGAGCACAGTGCTGAACTCATCTGTACCCCAGAGGCAATGGTGTCAATACTAAAAACTGATATCACAAAATACCTGAAGAAAGGATACCATCTTTCCACCATCTTGAGAAACCCATGCCTGATAGCAGGGAACCaggatttgattgacacatacaTGGCCATCATAGTGAAGGTACTGCAAGCTGATAGGAGTCAAATGGCTCGACAACTGGCAGAGGAGACACTTCAGGAATTGAACATTAAAACGCACAGTGACAAAGAAACAGTTACAGCAAGACTGATAGATGTAAAGAAAGACCTCTACCGCTTCCCACCTCTCGCAGTGGATTGCTTGGCACTATCCTCATGCATTACGCCCACAACAGTTTGGAAGACAATAGAAGAAATGGAAGACCAACAAGTTATCAGTCCCAACAATGCACATCACTTGGCAGTGCTcaccagcatctcagcagaactcaggctcAGAACATACTTGGAAAGcggtggacagaaggaaaacttGTCAGCCTTGACCTCAATGGAACCAGAACTGCATGGACAGGAATCATCCTATCAGACAATAAAAGCAACTGCACTGATTCCAGTCTTCCGTCTACCAAATGAGAAACAGCTTTTCAGATATTATTATACAGTAATTCCTCTTAGAAGAGCTTTGTCAGAATTGTGTCAACAGACACCAGTTATGAATTCTTCCTATGATTTTTATGATAATTCCCAAAGAGCACAGGGAATGATGTACTATGAGCTATGTAAATATAGGCTGGCCATCAACTACTACAATGAGGCACTGGAGAAAGGTGATAAAACTGATACTCAGAAAATGTTGTTGCTCGTCCATTTGGGAGATGTTTGGCACAAAACAAGTGATTATACAAAAGCGATTAGTTGCTATGAACAAGCACTGCACATGCATAGAAGTATCTATGATCAGAGTACAGCCCAAGCTGATATGGCCACCTTACTTAATAACCTGGGGTCAGCCTGCAACCATCTTGGTGAGTAcaagaaagctatcagctacCTTGAAGAAGCACATAAGATGCACAGTAGTATATATGGTCAAAGTACAGAACATTCTGACATCGCCAGAACAGTCAATAATCTGGGTGATGCCTGGTATTACCTGGGGGATTACAAGAAAGCAATTAGCTTTTATGAGCAGGCATTACGGATGAACAGGAGTATTCATGGTAAGTTTACTGTACATCCTGATATTGCAACCTCGCTTAACAACTTGGGGTCAGCTTGGCATCATGAACGGTGTGGTTTCAGCAAAGTAATCCGCTATCTTGAACAGGCCCTGCAGATGCGCAGGAGTATATACGGTCAAAATACAGCGCATCCCGACATTGCTAACTCACTGAATAACCTGGGTAATGCATGGAATGGTGTTCCTGTGCCTGAGCCTGATAACAACAATAAGAGGGCAATCAGATACCATGAACAGGCATTGCAGATGTACagaagtatctatggtcagagtaTAGCACATCTTGATATTGCAACCTCACTCAATAATCTGGGGCAAGCATATAGCCAGTCAGGAGATTATAGGCAAGCTACTAGCTACCTTGAACAGGCACTAGAGATGTACAAAAGAATCTATGGTCAGAGAACAGCACACCCCGATATAGCCAACTCACTAAACAGCCTGGGATGGGCCTTGCACAGCTTTGGTGATCACAGGAGAGCATTTAATACCTGCAAAGAAGCCTTGGCTATGGCAGGGAAAGTCTATCAGGACAGAAACCATCCATTGATACATAAGATTAAACTGAACCTTTCCACAATGGAAGCAGAGAGAATTCTTAGGACAGATGACAGTCAGTTGCTTAAAGAGTTTTTTCTGTGATGTTACAATTGTATCGACTTCACTTTTGTGCTTAACTATTATTAAGATATTTATCTTATCTTATGTGCCAtactttgtatattttgtacatgtaacatgtctAGATCTTTTAAGTGAAATAAATTTGTTGGTGATGCCCCCTGACCTGTTATTCTGTAAGACATCTCCCTGTAGTGTGTGAGATCTTCTCCCTTCACCAGCACCAGTTCTGGACACAGCTCCTTTGCCTGTTTTATACCCATCAGCTTTGTTACACCGTGTTTCCTCGCAACGTAGTTACATGTCACCACTATGTACTTCTGTTGGATACCTGGGAATGAAAACATAGTATTCACTTTGCATTAGCACCTAtatcttaggccatgttgatttgattatatggatgacatccgcgctcgcaccaattttcggccatttccaaaaaaaaaaaaaagttttggaccacacagtaaattgtgcaaagcagctgtaaaatgagcacaaatattccgtagattgaaaaaaaaaagtatcagaaaatcgataactgatgccatagaatgccaaaatatatctcaaaagtcaaagaataagatgtgaaaagacagaaagaaagaaaaaaaaaaggatttttggtaggggtttgtacatgtaccagtaaattcaggataggtcccgttcaggtccagaggatcatttccaggtggacgtgaacctggacctgattgtctgtggaaacttgagaactgataatactcaaaacaatggtaattggtcaattttgctacaaaggaatctctaCAAAGGATCattggactaccactggcattttaaaatcccatcttcatgtaataaaggctaactgtctctgtacctttgcctgtagaaacttggtacaagtgactataacctctactcacttcgcttttgttgtctttttggccCGGTAAGACCCAAACAcccgccgacatagtgtgtccattttgcaattggcgaaccccgttcgtctgatttttttcaggtctgtttatttcagattggtccaagaagaaaaaaaaagttttgcacccgtatgatgtactggtcgcaacatctaactgttggtataccatactatgtgtttgtagtcctatgttcaaccttcctggccactttgattacatactgaagccaacttttttttttggccaaactttttttttattcgctcgctcgcatcaattttggagttcccggaggatgtcatccatataatcaaatcaacatggccttaccatgaaaaaaataaacaaaaaaatggcTGAATGCTGATTACCTTCCTCTGTAATAATTGATCAGTTGTTGTCAGAAAGCTTGCATTTTGGTGAAAAGTCTGGCATTAACTTTTATCTGAAACAAGATCCAGATTACAATAATGTATCAACTTGAGTAAAGttagttgtttctttttttttctttattgcaaCATTGCTAACAGGAGTATTGCATTATTTACAGTAATGTTGctaaaacataaaatatgaatatgaagttACTAGCCAAATCTAGGATCTACTCAGTGAggaaaagttgaactgtaatttccaacacaaaaatttgacttgactttttgtgttgaaaattactgtTCGACTTTTCCAGAAGGtcttctatcaacacagatgaactttcaagttaagttaCCCAGTGGTTTGTCTCGAAGGGAAGGGTCTCTAATCATCTCCACCTGAGCATAGAAGCAGTCCACATCAATATGGACTATCACACGGGAGGTGTCTTCCTCacctaaaagtaaaaaaaaaataaaatcatgaaacACACAGTAACGTGGAGGACGATCTTTGACTTTTCATGCCAGACTAACACACATTGTTGTTGACATGTAACCACTATTAAGGGCATTCCTTGTAGGTTGTCTTACAATTTTCGTGTGGTATAGGATATCTAAGCAGGCTGTGAAAGAAAGAACTAACTGCCAACAAGGAAATAACAGACAGCCTTTTTTATTAAGACGGCTGGATTTTGTATGAAGTATGTCCCAAAAACTCCTTTACTTAAGCAATCACACAATGATGGTCCCCTAACTTGACCACAGCAGTACCTAGACTGTGCAGAGATGTTGACAGTGTCCTCTGCCTCTTGTCtggaacatgtacatgttgtccTTGTGTGTTGTCATCCATGGATGCCCCCCAGTCCTCCTCTGcatcctcttcctcttcctcagTCCCATCATCACCATTGTCGGCTATTTCGTCATATTTTCTTTTCCACGATGAAGCCATTATTTGGGTTACATCTAAGTCATTACTTTGCAGTCCTAAAGGTAAGAAGCACAAGCGTCATGTAGCAGGCAAGGAGATGTAATGCAGgttcaattcaattcaaataTATGTGTATACTGTCATTGTATAATGAGCTCTGAAATCAGCAACagtctgacctctgaccctaaAAGACCAGTGAATGACCTTTATGATTTTTAGTTATAATGTTTGAGTTATTCTGagttgcttgtatgatttaTTACTCTTAAGGTCGACAATTACTATTTTAAGAGTATTATTGTGAATGTATCATTCATTCAGTtcatgcaaggaggttatactgctagtactagtaggcaAATCCCCCTTGGTTTCTGTTAAAATACGCTTTTGTATCCTGATCTCAGATTTGTTATAATCTTGTTACTCTCAATGTCTCAAGTGCTCGCAAATTTAATCTAATAAGTTaaactgaagggaccacccttaaatgaataaataaataaatacaccaaaGGACTTTTGGACTTACTAAATCTATCTCTTAACTTAATACGATTGGTACAATTTTGATAGCATGCAGTtaatagcctgatttaatcgcgcttctcaggcccatCGTACATTGCCGCggggaggaggctacaagctccagatagcggagtttgcgttacacagactaactaAGTTAACAAATCTTTGGAAGAAGTTTGTGTGGAGAAGAAAGGTAAGACTTACCCAGTGTTTACCACAAAACCTTGCAGGCATCTTCCGACCCAGAAAAAGACACAAACTGTCAAGTCCAGAGTATAGAGCAGGATGGTAGTAAAACACTGGCACGTACACGCtattttttacatgtactttgttgtcaACAGGCATAAAAATATTGAGCATACAAATTGGTCAAATCTGTCATATCTAAACATTAGTATATTTCATGTAAGGATATCTTAGACATTAAACCAAGATCATTAAACCAGATGTTGTAACTAAATAGTAATGTTGAAAGGATGTCGAAATGATGGGCCATAAAGCATAAACTTATTATTCAAGCATGAGCTGGTTTGAAAGCCATAGTATCATTTTAATACATTAATATTGCTATTATCATTTATAATTGCCCGAAAAATTTTTTGAACTTAAGGATAACGTTAAcatcaaccaaggaggttaaaaaatattttaacctccttgcatttACCAAAAGCTCCT comes from Branchiostoma floridae strain S238N-H82 chromosome 2, Bfl_VNyyK, whole genome shotgun sequence and encodes:
- the LOC118410466 gene encoding uncharacterized protein LOC118410466, yielding MSTIIMTSLAKKLQRLCLRVQDGQEAGLGHALREAIVSMDRFMEVEVLKSLGDLHLQKGKLGKDSDEFDKAAALYAAALLRCKDPGMRETLEHRIGYMEKLYRKLPQGYTPNYQWLSPEYWGTADSNVLRVAEICDKLDRSIRKSQQSVEQIYTEMLVTAIEKGDMLLECEVQKSLGDFYLVRGKKNSDISQFSKAAAMYNKALTRCEEPGQKQTLHHRIRYMVKIRGALRKEPSQKNPRLHVREGRSHIGSTLSKRTTMCRSQVQRKAAFMLGFLGKAKEEVEKHKRKSAENKARLKQLEEETRKIQLRPNDTIRHYENNLKDGEALLAIAKLDSAEKFFAAALKLVHVRDSPRQQYCKEVQPLYKLGDVYSKRGQQTGEGGDFVKAAALYNAAIARSDDEAVNGNIVKAIKEVEKSFLECSLDIHCSVVPDDTETHKKQLKEMRNKIKLEMDRIDKELDPYIHEEDSPCVREIEAKRAQAVRQLFENITKQRREFISLLVEGCIGLMGPPPCKYAMIGLGSQATGLVTPYSDLEFAILVEEKSEECLVYFRNLTHYLHLKVVNLGETILPALGIKSLNDFYSNKPQDDWYYDSVTLRGFAFDGSMPKASKTPLGRQGPTNVEHSAELICTPEAMVSILKTDITKYLKKGYHLSTILRNPCLIAGNQDLIDTYMAIIVKVLQADRSQMARQLAEETLQELNIKTHSDKETVTARLIDVKKDLYRFPPLAVDCLALSSCITPTTVWKTIEEMEDQQVISPNNAHHLAVLTSISAELRLRTYLESGGQKENLSALTSMEPELHGQESSYQTIKATALIPVFRLPNEKQLFRYYYTVIPLRRALSELCQQTPVMNSSYDFYDNSQRAQGMMYYELCKYRLAINYYNEALEKGDKTDTQKMLLLVHLGDVWHKTSDYTKAISCYEQALHMHRSIYDQSTAQADMATLLNNLGSACNHLGEYKKAISYLEEAHKMHSSIYGQSTEHSDIARTVNNLGDAWYYLGDYKKAISFYEQALRMNRSIHGKFTVHPDIATSLNNLGSAWHHERCGFSKVIRYLEQALQMRRSIYGQNTAHPDIANSLNNLGNAWNGVPVPEPDNNNKRAIRYHEQALQMYRSIYGQSIAHLDIATSLNNLGQAYSQSGDYRQATSYLEQALEMYKRIYGQRTAHPDIANSLNSLGWALHSFGDHRRAFNTCKEALAMAGKVYQDRNHPLIHKIKLNLSTMEAERILRTDDSQLLKEFFL